Proteins encoded together in one Pelagicoccus enzymogenes window:
- a CDS encoding aspartate/glutamate racemase family protein has product MKKKTLGFVHTSATLVPIFQELSQQHIPNVDTFNIADDSLIKDVIKRGEMTAGTARRVVEHVGSAAAAGADYILVTCSSIGKAVETAATLTNVPVLRVDQPMADKAVASGKRIGVIATLPTTLEPTADLVRRRAEVAGKEIELTETLCEGAFEALMGGDAATHDQKVSVALKALSKEVDVILLAQASMARVVETLSPEDRKTPILASPGIAMEYLKGVLGD; this is encoded by the coding sequence ATGAAAAAGAAAACCCTAGGATTTGTACATACTTCGGCTACCTTAGTTCCGATCTTTCAGGAGTTGAGCCAGCAGCATATCCCGAATGTGGATACGTTTAACATCGCGGACGACAGTTTGATCAAGGATGTCATCAAACGCGGCGAGATGACGGCTGGTACGGCGAGACGTGTCGTAGAGCATGTCGGATCAGCAGCGGCTGCGGGCGCGGATTATATTTTGGTAACTTGCTCTTCGATCGGAAAGGCCGTCGAAACGGCGGCGACATTGACAAACGTGCCTGTGTTGCGGGTGGACCAACCTATGGCTGACAAGGCAGTCGCTAGCGGAAAACGTATTGGCGTAATCGCTACATTGCCCACTACGCTTGAACCGACCGCCGACTTGGTACGTCGCCGCGCTGAAGTGGCTGGCAAGGAGATCGAATTGACGGAAACGCTTTGTGAGGGCGCTTTCGAAGCCTTGATGGGGGGAGATGCGGCAACGCATGATCAAAAGGTTTCGGTTGCCTTGAAGGCGTTGAGCAAGGAAGTGGATGTGATTTTGCTCGCCCAAGCGTCCATGGCGCGAGTCGTCGAAACGCTCTCGCCTGAGGATCGGAAGACGCCGATTTTGGCGAGTCCCGGAATTGCCATGGAATACTTGAAAGGGGTTCTCGGTGATTAG
- a CDS encoding four-carbon acid sugar kinase family protein produces the protein MTLKLAYYADDFTGSTDALEFLTRAGARTVLFVKPPSEVTLGKYGELDAIGVAGLTRSMTPDRMEERLLEDFSSLNELGPRHVHYKVCSTFDSSPEIGSIGRAIEVGRRFFKNQLTPVVVGTPALGRYVAFGNLFARMGIGSQGKIFRLDRHPSARRHPVTPMREADLVRHLQRQTRKSIGLIDFKELESDNPWAVYEQRIAEGYEAVVLDTLSVGHLDVIGDLLDELAEAQSVFSVGSSGVEVALGSVWKRSGALSEKEAFEALEPVSNLLVVSGSCSPVTDSQIEHATRNGFAEVALDTSLLTSENGRQQELSRVVEKSCSHLEAGRPAIVHTARGAEDPRITRTQKAFSGGRIGRQELKERSGEWFGSALGEVAKECIQRTGIKRLLVAGGDSSSFAARAMGIEAVEMLAPLCPGAPVCRAFAPGSPVDGIELNFKGGQVGDETYFSQVANGKI, from the coding sequence ATGACCCTGAAGCTTGCTTACTACGCCGACGATTTTACGGGGTCCACGGATGCGCTGGAGTTCCTGACACGAGCGGGAGCTCGAACGGTACTGTTTGTAAAGCCTCCAAGTGAGGTGACGCTGGGAAAGTACGGAGAGCTGGATGCAATCGGCGTGGCGGGGCTGACGCGGTCGATGACGCCGGACCGCATGGAAGAAAGGTTGCTGGAGGATTTTTCGTCGTTGAATGAGCTCGGTCCCAGGCATGTTCACTACAAGGTTTGCTCTACCTTTGATTCCTCGCCCGAGATCGGATCGATCGGTCGGGCTATCGAAGTCGGACGTCGTTTCTTTAAGAATCAATTGACTCCGGTAGTGGTAGGTACGCCAGCGTTGGGTCGTTACGTTGCCTTTGGGAACTTGTTCGCTCGCATGGGAATTGGTAGCCAAGGAAAAATTTTTCGCTTGGACCGGCATCCCTCTGCTAGGCGGCATCCAGTCACTCCTATGCGAGAGGCTGATTTGGTGAGGCATTTGCAAAGGCAGACTCGCAAATCGATTGGTTTGATCGATTTCAAAGAGTTAGAGTCGGACAACCCGTGGGCTGTTTACGAACAGCGAATCGCAGAGGGATACGAAGCAGTCGTTTTGGATACGCTGAGTGTTGGCCACTTGGATGTGATAGGGGACTTGCTGGACGAGCTTGCAGAAGCTCAATCAGTCTTTTCGGTTGGGTCCTCTGGAGTGGAAGTGGCTCTAGGATCCGTGTGGAAGCGAAGTGGAGCGCTTAGTGAGAAAGAAGCGTTTGAAGCGCTCGAGCCAGTATCGAATCTGCTCGTTGTTTCTGGTAGTTGTTCTCCTGTTACAGACTCTCAAATCGAGCACGCAACGCGCAACGGCTTTGCAGAGGTGGCTTTGGACACGAGTCTGCTCACGAGCGAAAACGGTCGCCAACAAGAGCTGAGCCGGGTTGTGGAAAAAAGTTGTTCTCATTTAGAAGCAGGTAGACCCGCTATCGTGCATACAGCCAGAGGGGCGGAAGATCCACGAATCACCCGGACGCAGAAGGCCTTTTCTGGGGGCAGGATTGGACGTCAAGAGCTCAAGGAGCGAAGCGGCGAGTGGTTTGGCAGCGCATTGGGAGAAGTTGCCAAGGAATGTATCCAAAGAACGGGGATCAAGCGATTGCTCGTCGCTGGGGGCGACTCCTCGAGCTTTGCAGCTCGGGCAATGGGTATCGAAGCGGTAGAGATGCTTGCTCCTTTATGTCCCGGTGCTCCGGTTTGCCGAGCCTTCGCTCCAGGGTCTCCGGTTGACGGCATCGAGCTGAATTTCAAGGGAGGCCAGGTGGGGGACGAGACCTATTTCTCCCAAGTGGCGAACGGGAAGATTTAA
- a CDS encoding ribulose-bisphosphate carboxylase large subunit family protein: MERIYAEYFIETPFPLEKAAATLAGEQSSGTFVPVPGETEELKARFAARVELIEALEVVSTPSIPSEKLAPGKYQQARVRVSWSIENFGYNLPTLISTLQGNLYELTQFTGLKLMDLEVPDSYATHFRGPKFGVEGCRRLTGVEGRPLIGTIIKPSIGMAPADTAEIVKALVEAGIDFIKDDELMSSSANSPFAERVSAIMAVINECAERTGKKVMYAFNVSDELDAMLRNYETVVKAGGTCAMVSLNSVGLAGAKKICDQGALAIHGHRNGWGMMNRHPLLGIEFPAYQKLWRLAGVDQIHVNGIDNKFWESDDSVVRSMEACGKPLLGGYSVLPVVSSGQWGGQAFETYRRVPTVDLLYMAGGGIMGHPGGPSDGVRALQQAWNGAVSGLSLEETADAYPEFGASVEKFGKK, from the coding sequence ATGGAACGCATTTACGCAGAATACTTTATCGAAACGCCTTTCCCTTTAGAGAAGGCTGCGGCGACGCTTGCGGGAGAGCAGTCCTCGGGTACTTTCGTGCCGGTGCCGGGCGAGACGGAGGAACTCAAGGCAAGGTTTGCGGCCCGCGTGGAATTGATCGAGGCTCTCGAGGTGGTTTCGACTCCCAGCATTCCAAGCGAGAAGCTTGCTCCGGGAAAGTACCAGCAAGCTCGCGTTCGAGTTTCATGGTCGATAGAGAATTTTGGATACAATCTGCCGACCTTGATTTCCACCTTGCAGGGAAACTTGTATGAGCTGACCCAGTTCACGGGCTTGAAGTTGATGGATCTGGAAGTGCCTGACTCCTATGCTACTCACTTCCGCGGACCGAAATTCGGAGTGGAAGGCTGTCGCCGTCTGACGGGAGTCGAAGGACGGCCTTTAATCGGTACGATCATTAAGCCGAGTATCGGTATGGCGCCAGCGGATACGGCGGAGATTGTGAAGGCATTGGTTGAGGCTGGAATCGATTTCATCAAGGATGACGAACTTATGTCCAGCTCGGCGAATTCCCCCTTTGCGGAGCGCGTTTCCGCTATCATGGCCGTTATCAACGAGTGCGCGGAGCGAACTGGGAAAAAGGTGATGTACGCTTTTAACGTCTCGGACGAGCTTGATGCGATGTTGAGAAACTACGAAACCGTAGTGAAGGCAGGGGGTACCTGCGCCATGGTAAGCCTCAACAGTGTCGGCTTGGCGGGCGCCAAGAAGATTTGCGACCAGGGAGCTTTGGCCATCCATGGTCACCGTAATGGATGGGGCATGATGAATCGGCATCCCTTGCTGGGGATCGAATTTCCTGCATACCAGAAGCTTTGGCGATTGGCTGGGGTAGACCAGATACATGTGAATGGCATCGACAACAAGTTCTGGGAAAGCGACGATTCAGTTGTTCGATCCATGGAAGCCTGCGGGAAACCTTTATTGGGCGGATACAGCGTTTTGCCGGTTGTGTCGTCAGGGCAGTGGGGCGGGCAAGCCTTCGAAACCTATCGTCGGGTGCCCACGGTCGACTTGCTCTACATGGCGGGCGGCGGAATCATGGGGCATCCGGGCGGCCCGAGCGACGGTGTACGAGCTCTGCAGCAAGCTTGGAACGGAGCGGTTTCAGGCTTGAGCTTGGAGGAAACGGCTGACGCGTATCCAGAGTTTGGAGCATCTGTAGAAAAATTTGGAAAGAAGTAA